Genomic segment of Meleagris gallopavo isolate NT-WF06-2002-E0010 breed Aviagen turkey brand Nicholas breeding stock chromosome 30 unlocalized genomic scaffold, Turkey_5.1 Chr30_random_7180001957186, whole genome shotgun sequence:
TGCGTTCTGCAGACATCAACTTAAATTTGCTTTCTTGTAACCTCCATCTCTGCTAGAGGGTGCTTCACTGAGGTGTTAGGATAGATTCAGTGCCCTTTCCCCCAGCTTGCAGTTTTAAATCATGGATACGTTCTTGCACAAGTCATCAAGAGCCCTGGTAAAATAATATCCTGATGGCTTAAAATTCTTTCAGAAGTTTTGAACATCTGGAGTATTATTTATTCTTGTGTGCCTTTGCTTTCTAGCAAGTCGAGGAGCTGAGAGGACAGTAGTGATGGATAAATCTAAAGGAGAACCCGTTATTAGtgtgaaaacatctgcttccaAAGAGAGGGTAAGCACGACTTCGAGGACACTTCTCTGTAAAAGCAGGTGTGAATAACCTTACCTGTGTGATGGCTGCAGGGTTTTTTGCCTCGGGTGTGGGGAGCAGTTGAACTTTAGCAATGTTTTAGGAAGCATTAAGGAGTTAATTGTGCTGTGAAGGAAAATGCTGGTGCCTCACCTCGCAGtcgctgctgctggagctgaggaAGTAGAAATGTAATTTGACAGTGGTGTTAAGATGATCCATTTCGAGTGTGGTGCCCGGTGACCTTTGCAGCGCTGTATCATTTACCACCAGCACAAGGCAGGTCATGTGCCTCTAATATTTATATGCACTGACACTCAGCAGGAGTTCTAGCCAAATTCTGGGTGCTTCTCCCTGACTTCTGTGTGTAATTCCCATGTGGTTCACCTCCGGGAGGGCGGGAGTGTTCCGAGTCGAAACAAAGTGGGTGTTTTGCTTGGGAGTTGTGGCTGGAAGCGTTCAGCTAAACGTATTGCTTTGATTTAACTCAGAGCACAAAGAGCCAGGACCGCAAatctgaaagcaaagagaagcagGACATTTTATCATTCGATAAAATCAAAGAGCAGCGCGAGCGCGAGCGGCAGCGGCAGAGGGAGCGTGAGATCAGGGAGACGGAGCGGCGCCGGTGAGTGCtggggctctgctctgtgtgtccTCAGCTCTGCTTCAGAGTGGGTTCTGTGTGGGCCTTTCCACGTTTGTAGCTCAGGTTGCCGTGATACCGAGCTGTTGTGCAGAGTTGTGAAGGTTTTTTTGTACCAAAATCCATCATCTCTAAGCTTGTGCCTCTGAGGAAGCTGTTGTGGGCAATCGATTCTCTGGGCACCCCCAGTGTTCTGCTGAGGCAGAATTGAATGCTCCTAATGTTTGTGTTCTGCCTGAAAGTTTTGAAATATCTCCTAAATACTTCGGTTCTCAGAGCTCTGTGTTAGGACACTTTGTGCTCTACCAAAACTTTCTCAGCCTGACTCAGAGTAGGTGCTGCCTTACTGATGTAGGATGCTTAACTCCCCTTGGGCTCCTGTCAAACagctttggtttggtttggttgagAAGAGAGAATTTATATTTAATCATATAGTGAGAAGAACGtatcttctgttttgaaaggtGAACTAATAGAAGCACCCAAAGCAAGCAATAAAGCCTTGATCTGAGATAATTGACTGGAAAACAAATGTCTTGTTTTCAattagagagagagaaaggcgAGAACGAGAGCAGCGCCTTCAGGCCATGCACGAGCGGGATGAAAGGCAGAGGctgcagagggagagggagagactCGAATTTCAAAGGCAGCGTCTGGACAGAGAGCGCTTGGAGAGGGAGAGATTGGAGAGGGAAAGGATGCACATCGagcaggagaggaggagagagcagGAACGCATccagagggagagggaggagctGCGGCGTCAGCAGGAACAGCTGCGCTACGAGCAGGAGCGGCGGTCAGCAATGAGGAGGCCTTATGATGATGGCAGGTAACTGCAATGGGATACCAGGATCTGGCCACTGTTCTGGAGGACGCAAAAAAACAGTGtcaggctgtgctggaggaggtttgggttggaaatgaagcagaatttcttcatggagggAGTGGTCAGGTGTtgggagtccccatccctgcggGTATTTAGGACGTGTGGGAATGGCGGGGGGGGACGTGGCTCAGTGATGCACCCATTAGGTTATGCTGATGGTTGAACTTCATCTTGAAGATCTTCTCCAACTTTGGATGGTTCTGGGAATCTAAACTGTAAAGCAGGGGTGCCAGCAGGAGGTGCTTGTTCTCATGTCTGCCCCTGCTGAGGGTCTGCTTTTTGTGGTGGTGTTGCAGCCAACTCCGGTCCTGAGGCTTTAATTACAAATCATAAACAACTCTTAAAATGATGGGATTGCTTGTGGGTTGACCTCAAGGTCTCGCTcaagagatgaagaaagaaactCTGTACGAGGTTGGTTTCCTTTCTTGCAGGCGGGATGATCCATACTGGCCAGAGGCGAAGCGGATGGCGCTGGATGACAGATACCACTCTGAGTTTGTGCGCCAGGACCGCTTCCATGACTTCGACCACAGGGATCGTGGCCGGTACCAGGATCATTCCCTGGACAGGTCAGCACAAGGCAGAGGTTCTTCTTCCCTGAAGGAAACTCAGTGTCTTTCTGCTTTACTCGTGGCTTGAGCAGTGCTGACAACAAACAAAGGAGCCTCGTGCTTTTCTTGCATCTGATCTCATGCACACTTGAGTCCTGTGCCTGCACCACTCAGTGTGTATCACAGGTCTGCTGTGCCGAGGGCACTCCTACACTTCTCGAGGTGTACGGATGTCTGACTTGTGAATCCAAGTGAATTCATCCGAGATGTACCAATTTCCTATTGCTGTAACGCTTTCCCTACTCCTTCACAGCCTAGCTTACACTGACTTTAACTCCACAGTCTGCAGAAgtgctctgcacagctgtgggCACTTTGGGTTGCTCTCTGAGGAGCTGTGGGTGGAGCTGTGCCACTTTAGCTTGTAACTCATTTCTATGCTGGTAGGTTCACTCTGTTCCTCCTTGGCTCCAGGTCTGGCCTTGTCCTGCTGACCATGACTCAGTGTCACCCGAATTACTCCTTGCTATAAGTCTCACTTTGGTCTCTTCGTATGAAATCAAAACTCATTTCAGTATGTTACAGCTGAACAGGTGCTGGGTTCTCGGACTTACAGCCTTCCAAATACAAAAGTGCTGCTTACGGATTATGACTGTTGGTGTAACTgaaacttcctttctttccagaagAGAAGGTTCAAGAGGAATGCCAGACAGAGATGGGCAGGTGGGTCGCATCCACATCATGGCTTCATTTTACACAAATtccaaagcagaagcagcacagtttTACCTGTTCTTAAACGGAACTGCTGCTGGGATTAAGGCATGCGTTCATCAGTGAGTCCtgagtgctgggagctgtgctggctgctctgGCCATAAGGTGACGTGTGGTGACAGATTCCTGACTCAAAACCCTGGGTCTGTGATGTGGCAGCACTGTGGGGGTTCCCTTCTCTAACACTCACCAGGATGGtgtgtagaaagaaaaaaaaagtctgcccTCAGCTACAGGTGGTGCTGTGAAACCAAACCGGTGCTGTGAAACCAAACCGGTGCTGTGAAACCAAACCGAACTGCAGAAGGcgcagcagtgcagccagcaaagcgtggcacagctgctgctttattttctggagCTGAATGCCACAGCAggctgtgaggagctgcagtgtTGCCGTTAGGGAAGGAACGGGGCCGAGCTGACGCTGTGACTGTCCTGCTTGCCTTGCAGCATTACCCCGATGAGCGGCACGGCCCCGAGCGGCACGCGCGGGAATCCCGCGACGGTTGGGGCGGTTATGGGTCCGAGCGGAGGATGAACGAAGGGAGAGGGATTCCCCCACCAACCCGGTTAGTGCTCAGCACACGAGGGAAGCGTTGTGTTGGTGCTTCGTTCTCACGGCGGGTAAACCTTCCGAGGGCGCTGGTAGGAGCGCGGCGTGAGTCCTTTGTCCTCGTGGTTCCTTTGAGCCTCTCTCATCTGGATGCACGAGGAATTTAGGGGTGAAGAAGGGCTTTCCGTAAGCAGCTTCCCTTTGACTGATGAGGCTCAGTGCTGTTAGGTGCCTCGGGGGCACCCAGAGTAGCACTCATAGTTAGAACTCGGGATTGAGCAGGTGGAGGTAATGGGGGGAGCTGAGACGTGCTGGTGGTTTCTCTGCAAGTcagcagccaggctggatgtgtcCCAGGTGCGGAGTGCAGGCACACCGACAGGGGAGCagtggttggttggttgttcCACATCTAATCCACTCTGTTGTACGCCAAGCACGTGGGTCTCTCTGCAAGTGATGCCTCCTGTGCTGACACACCGATAAGGGACGCACCtagaagattttcttttatttttttaagagatggACGTGACTGGGGAGATCATGGTCGAAAGTTAGAGGGGCATCAAGATCGTTCATGGCAGGGCAGTGTGGCTGGAGGAATGATGGGACGGGATCATGAGAGATGGCAAGGTACACTTGCTGCTTCCCAGTGTGATCGTGGTCTTTCTATCAATTACTGCTGCTGAACTTCTGGTGGTAATTAAAGCCTACAGACCTTAACAGCGTTACTGAGAAAGCAAATCAAACTGGGGACGATCTGGCTTTTCTGGTAGGACAACACAAAGGCCTTTTCTCCTCCCCCCACcgttttttttctcttgttttgtgcTCAGGTGGTGATCGAGGCACGCCTGGTCAGCAGGGACCAGGCCATGCGATGCACCGCGGTGGGATGGCAGGGTAAGGAGCTGTCACCCCCTTACCAACAGCAGGCCTGAATCAAAGCAAAGCGCCCAAAGTGCAGAGCCATGCTTTCAGATTCAACTCAAGTATGGATTTGCAAgtaggagggggaaaaaaaaaaacaccaaacccaAACAGAATCAGATGTTGTGAGATGTGCGGCCACCTCTTGCTTCTCCTCCCGTTCCCAACCTGTCTGCTCTCCTTTGTAGGCGTGGAGGATTCACACAGGGCCCAAACCACAGCCAGGTGGCACCgagtgctgcagtgcagggggGGTTTGCAGGCCAGGAGCGGGGACACAGAGCGACCGAGCCGCGCTTCGCCCGCCGCTACTGAGAGCGCTTTAATACACAGATCTATagacataaatatatattttttaatacaaaatgacAATGGTGGTGAGTTTTATTAAGCAACTTGAATTTGTGATGACAAAAAAGCAAGACTGCTGCCACATCGTAGCCAAATGCTCTATCAGTTCAGCTGAttggtttcctttctttgttaTGAACGTGTTCTTGGTCGGCATTGAAGTTTCTGTTAGTGAAACATTCCATTTTTCCAGAACAATAAAAGCAGTTGATGGTGAACAAACGCTTCCTTCTTCCCGTGGTCTTTGTCAGCGTGGGTGTGGAACCAAGAGAAGTTCTGCttgcagctctgagctctgggaCAGAGGGACGCGTGCacgtctgtgtgtgtgtgaaggaGGTGAGACAGGTTTCCTCATTTATTTCTCCGTGCTTTGTTACACGATAGAAGCGTTGGGCCCCCAGGAGCCCCCCACTGCCCTGCCCTGTGCCCCCAGCTGCTGACTCTGGTCCTTCCGTCGGCTTCCCAGGCGCAGCAGGCgatgctgcatccctgcagtgctgctcgcAGCCCCTGCTCCCCAttgcagctcctgctcagctgctgtgcCTCAGCAGGCCGTAGATCTGCTCCAGGATGTGGGCAAAGCTCTGGTCCTTGGGGCTGCGAGAGGCCAGGGAGCCCTGCAGGGAGGAACGCGGCTCTGCTCGCTGGGCTCACCCTATGcactctgctttgctctgcaccAGGGTGGAGTAAAACCCAATTAACAGCTCGTGGGAGGAGTGGGGTGGGTAGAGCTGAGCTCGCAGAAAGCACGCTGCCCACCTTCAGCTTATCCAGGTAGGTCTGGTCCTGGCTCCACAGCTCCTGGAACTTCACCAGGTCCGGGGCTCCTTTGTAGAACTCCACCAGCAGTGTCTGGGGATGGGGGCAGGGGGCTGCACTGGGGCTGAGTGCTCCTTCCCCGGACCCCCAGAGCAACAAGGATAGAGGAGAGATTGTCCCCAAGGGGGGGACAATGCGGGGCAGGGACACAGCCCTTGTTTGGGGgtgagagggtggtgacactggaacgggttgcccaaggaggctgtggatgccccatccctgcaggcattcaaggccaggcagaatgtggctctgggctgctggttggtgacctgcacacagcagggggttggaactggatgagcatcgtgggcctttgcaacccaggccattctgtgattcagtgactATGACAGCTCCTGCCCCACGCTCACCATCTCCTGCAGGACGTCGTTGGTGAGGAAGCCATCCTGGATGTAAGCCACCTCCACATCCATGGGGATGCCATAGTCGTTGGGCCGTTGCTGGATGAGAGGGGAgtggggtcacttatggggtcacttatggggtcacttatggggtcacttatggggtcaccTATCCGGCACTGCACTGGGACGCCCCTGAGGAGGCGATGGGAGCCGCTCACCTCAGGCGGTGGCATCACCCAGAAGGGCGCAATCTTGGACTCCACACCAGGGTTACCAGCATAGTACGGCCCTGGGAGGAGAGATGGGGCTGATGTGGGGGGGCTGCGGCCCTGTACCCCCCCCAGGGCTGGGTGCTTACCACAGATGAGGGCCAGGCAGGGCTGGAAGCCGTTGCCACTGCCCTGCAGTTTGAGCTGGTAATCCATCTGCGCGTCGATGTCGTGCAGGGAGGGCAGCGCGGGGCCGAAGGGGTGGCTGTGATACCAACCCACCAAGGACAGCCCCCGCAGGAACAGGCTCTGGCAGATCTGGGATGTGCGGATAACGTCAGACCCCCCCCACGTCACCAGAGGTGTGGGGGGCACCCGGGGGGGCGATGGGGCCTTGCATTACCTCCTCCTCCACGGCACCCGCAGCCTCAGCATCGCCCAGGCGGCTCCGGCACGGGAATGCGCGCAGCACCGTCAGCACTGCGGGGACGTGGGGGTGGGTGGCTGTGCCAGGGGCTGTTCCCCCCTGTCCCCCATTGCCTACGCTGCGTGTTGGTGTCCCAGCGGCCCCCCAGATAGCCCACAACTTCACTGCGCGTCAGGTGGCTGTGGAAATCCTAAAGGAAAGAGGAATGCGCCGAGGGAATCCTAAAGGGATCCTAAAATCCCGAGAGG
This window contains:
- the LOC100540564 gene encoding scaffold attachment factor B2-like, which encodes LCHSIPVKSVENEKILDILGETCKSELLNEETSEAEQPHAQEASNVVPGKRLAEEEDALAAAQSEEDALDLDSKSAQAMARKEAKRLVVAKGETSEQTIEEEKLDSDSVGVESVSDQSSKRCQGLEASSGETAERGAGAEGKDSKEDAKKTEDKANSEESPATKESSASEGGDQKKSSAEEDKDTKQASKDEKGRAGSGSGRNLWVSGLSSSTRATDLKNLFSKYGKVVGAKVVTNARSPGARCYGFVTMSTSEEATKCINHLHRTELHGKMISVEKAKNEPAGKKPSDRKEGEARKEKDRHHSADSKSEKSVGVKKEEKADKKDDAKKPEKDSKDEKEGKEKEEQKAGASDRSRASKSASRGAERTVVMDKSKGEPVISVKTSASKERSTKSQDRKSESKEKQDILSFDKIKEQRERERQRQREREIRETERRRERERREREQRLQAMHERDERQRLQRERERLEFQRQRLDRERLERERLERERMHIEQERRREQERIQREREELRRQQEQLRYEQERRSAMRRPYDDGRRDDPYWPEAKRMALDDRYHSEFVRQDRFHDFDHRDRGRYQDHSLDRREGSRGMPDRDGQHYPDERHGPERHARESRDGWGGYGSERRMNEGRGIPPPTRDGRDWGDHGRKLEGHQDRSWQGSVAGGMMGRDHERWQGGDRGTPGQQGPGHAMHRGGMAGRGGFTQGPNHSQVAPSAAVQGGFAGQERGHRATEPRFARRY
- the MPND gene encoding MPN domain-containing protein; this encodes MLGTRDAARNPQTLVEVTSFAAINKFQPFNVAISSNVLLLLDFHSHLTRSEVVGYLGGRWDTNTQLLTVLRAFPCRSRLGDAEAAGAVEEEICQSLFLRGLSLVGWYHSHPFGPALPSLHDIDAQMDYQLKLQGSGNGFQPCLALICGPYYAGNPGVESKIAPFWVMPPPEQRPNDYGIPMDVEVAYIQDGFLTNDVLQEMTLLVEFYKGAPDLVKFQELWSQDQTYLDKLKGSLASRSPKDQSFAHILEQIYGLLRHSS